CAACAGAAGACGAGGAGTTCGACGAATTCTCCTCCTGGATTGTATCTAGTGTAGCACCGGTGGTTTCTGTATTATAATTAGAACCGTTTAAGTCGGTGTTTTGcacttgtgatgtcacagtggAACCGCTAACTTCGCGTTGAAGGACAGCGTTCTCGTGTCGAAATTGCGTCACTTCCTCTTGGCGCATCCTACACGCCCAATCCAATCTTCGACACTGATTAGACAATCGTTGCACCACGTGATTAGCCTCAGCAGAAGACCGCCTCTCATTGGTTAAAACCATCCGCAGTTCCTGATTGGTTGTTTGAGCACGTGACAGCTCTGACCTAACTTCAGCGAATCGCGTCTCGAATTCTGCAGATTCTTGAATTTTCTGGATTAATCTACGATTTTCTGATTCTAGAGCTTCAATTTTTCTCGAATGTTCTTTTACGTCATCTGAACTTTGACCTACATCCCTCACTGACACGTCATCACAAGTGGTTTGTGTCGAAACATCCGAATCCGAACGCAGGATTTtgaattttgaattttcaGCAGTAAGCTCTTCTATCTGACACCTCAAGTGCGCCATCTCACGACTGCGAGATTTAAGAACTTGGTTCAATTGATTCTGAGTTTTCTTTAACTCTAATCCCATTCTTGACGATTCAACTTTCGATATTTTTCCCAACTCCACCATCTTTGCTCTCAGGGCTTCGTTTTCATAACTTAGTTTTCCAACTTGACCTTTTATTGACCCCAACTCCGTTTTTCTTTCTTCCAAAATCGCGTTTAACCGCGATACCCGCTGTAGAAGACCCAACCGTGTCAATTCGAGTTCTATAGCGCGATCGCTGTGACTTTTGACCTCGTTCTTTAACTGCGTCACAATATCATCGTGCGTGGAACGGGAAATTCCCATCATTACGTCACGAATGACGTCACGAGATAGTCCATCCGCAAAATCATCGAAATCTTCTCTGACGTCAACTTGAACAGCTACGtcagatgatgatgtcacagctGGTATCAACGAAGACAATCGAATAACTTCGCGTTCGCGGTCCATTAAGTCATTGTTCAAACCGCGATTCGCATCCTCCAGATTCGACAACTCCGATTCAAGGTTGTTTCGCATTGTTCGCTCACAATCGAGCGACGATTTCAATTCCTTGACATTATCAAGGGCGACTTCCAGCGCTTTCGTCGATTCTTGCATTCTTTgcgactgtgacgtcatagaactCATTGACGTCATCAATTGTTGACGTAACTTGTCTCCCCTTGAATGCGCTATACGTAATGCGTTCGTTGCGTCATTAACCTGACGTTGATAAAGTTTGATCTGCACCACCAATGCATCGTGTTCATCTTTGCTTATGACGTTATCAGAAGTGACGTCACTGGTAGAAGGCGTGACGTCATTTGTTCCACGATCGCTGGGAGGCTCAGTAACCTAGTGTGGGTGAAAGGAaagtttttaagaaaaaaatgagataCGTTCATACTTCAGACATAACGCCACACAGATAACctgtataaacatgtttatacagGGATTAAAGTACATTTCTTTAatatgtatgggtgaggtcttacggAGAAATAAACCAAGGCCATACAGTGTTTACAGTTAATATAAAACGTTTAAATGGCATATACAAGTATATGTACCTGTGACGCTGTATCGCTCGTTTCTGTCTTTACTTTTAGGTTGGATTCTTGTAAATGTTTCTGCTTTCTTAATTCTTCTATCTGGATAAAAATAATGGTTCATTTTACTGTATGCTTACGGAATGTTATGGAAAAATTTAGCATTTGGTATTTGGTCGTCAAACTTTTGCTATTGTGTGACAATGAATAGTTGGGTcgctgtaaaaaaattaaaaaacactggatttacatttaaaagatTATAATGAAAACTGTTTGGAGTTTAAACCTGTTCGGCCAATGCTTGTTTATCTTTAGTTAGCTTGTCCATTTCTTCTTTTAATttcttacattcattttttgagTTTGCCAATTTCTTGGTAGCTCTGTCGGTTTGCGACTGTTGTTTCTGTAAGGTTTAAGAAGAGTAGAAAGAGTGGAATGAAACATTAATCggtattgtatattttggTGAGACATCAGGCGAATTATCCATATCTTATTGCATACCATGCATGGTAGCTTTATACACAACATAGCAAGATACCACGAATGGAACTTTGAGGGGAAACGTCCTTTGAACGCATGCATATGGCTGACTTACGTTtagttgttgtttatgtttcttAAGTTCAGTTTCTTGCTCGTTCGACAATTCCTGGATTCGATGCTCGAGTTCGGAGTTAATGCTTTCATAGCAGGATGCCCATTTCTGTggtgtaaaatataatgtaacataTGGATGGATATAAGAGTGCAATTCTATGTGGAGGTCTCTATTATGACGTGGAAGACACctgtatgacgtcaccgaCCTGCGATTCTTTCAACTTTTCCTTGGTGTCCTCATGTTCAGCTCTTACGTCATCCAACTCGCGCGTCATAgctttgatgacgtcatgattaCGTCTACCTACGTCAGCCACGTTACTAACGACCTGTGCGGCTCCGCTAACGACCATCATACCGAACTGGTAGGCAAGGGAGGTGTCTTGTGGTGAGGGGTTGGGGGAAGGAGGGGTGTCTGTAATATATGTCAAGATGGTATTTTTTGGGTGTGGTAAAAGCACGCCTTCCTTGAGGTCAGCGCTGTTTGCATGTATAGCTCTAGAATACCACAGTTATTCAAGTAAACCATACGATCAAATGAACCATAACTGAATATGACCATCGCAGTTTCGCTGTACGANNNNNNNNNNNNNNNNNNNNNNNNNNNNNNNNNNNNNNNNNNNNNNNNNNTATGGCTNTAATCTTTGAGACAAGCATATCACTGCTGGCAGGATCAACCAGGTAACAacgtaaatataatttaaactttcgtTTAAATACGAGGGTGAAGCtcgtaaaataaataaacaacgaaGAAGGGAATTATCAGCAAAAtgacaacagtttttaaaacacgtagaaccattttttttcaaattgccTAAAATAAATTAGGACGCAATTGAAAGAAATATGTGcgtaaaagcatttttttagaaaattcaCCAAAAAGTGAGGTTTATggataaagtataaaattgCAGTCTACGTAAGAAACAAGACAGCGTATAACAacggaaataaacaaaaacccAAAAATGGCCTCATCTCACCGAAACTTGAGTCTTTAGAGGAGGATTCACTCTCCCTCCTCCTGAAGACGAGTTCTCCTCTCACCTCCTTTTCCTCCTCCGACCCCAAAGATATCTCGCACCAGTTCAGTGGATCCTTTACATCCTCTTCTAATTTAGGATCCCTGGCCCAAACTGTGGCGATTTTCGTGATTTTGTAGGTTGGtaaattgatttatttgtttaaatcaacGTTTTAGTTAGTGGACCGCGAggttatagtactgtggggcaagatgggcacctttagcacatattatccaaatatcccatTTTGTGGCGATTTTCGTAGGTTGGtaaatttatcttttagttttaattaatgtaaatCTAAATAGTGGCCGCGAGGTTGTACCAAAATGTAGACGTGGCACTTTATAAACCGCAGATTTTTcctaatttttgttaattttgctGATAAGATACGAAAATCTAAGCGAGACTGTTGGCaagggagtggcaaccatggatgaGACAAAATACGCGTTTGCAtgccacaaggatataaataaccaataCAACTGTTTAATCGCAGCCACTTAGCGGGTACAATAGTATATACAAAGCTATCGCATGGGACTTACAACTTGTGCGCTGGGAACAGCTGTACTATTACAAAACACCGGGAATCCAAACGATGCATTATAAACAGGATAGCGAATTCAGGATTTGTAAACCTACGACCATTTTAACTTTCATACGAACGACATGTTATGTTAAAATCTTACTTTTTCGCGAAAATTTTTAAGCggttattaaaatttacaaaatattacaaagcAAAAGAATAcgtacatttttaacaaaaaatcttCCGAAAAATGCGCTTAAACTAATTATGCTATTCTAGAACGCCAACGCaagctactgtgacgtcatggacAGAGTACAAGGTCataaaagaacaaagaaaTCGATAATAAACGACAACTATCACTTACACACAGTATAGCGACTTCTAGTCTAGTATTACAAAATTAGACAATAACGTTAAATGGTAGGCGATATAACGTTGGCAAATATTGCTAAGTACACTGGATGCTTCGAAAGCAAATAACTCGCTGGTTACACATTGGTTATAAAACtggaaatgtaaaatataacgttaaaatagaatataaatgtaaaaacggACTTACCCAATTCTGTTTCGTTCATTTTGATTGCGAACCTCAGATTTATATTCCCCTTAGTGACGACATAGTTAATATTATTCGGTCACGAGAAGTGACGAAATAATCCCAACACAGCGTTCATAATAAACCGACTGACGTAgataacaagagagcaaagtTTTCAACAAGTTAGGGCACGTTGGCTGGGCGTATTGTTCGTGAGCATCTAGTGTCCTATTTCAATAGGGCTTTTGTATAAAGGGAATTTGATGAATTGTTCCTTTGGAAAAGACTTGTGTGCTTTTTAAAACTGGCAAAAAtgaggtttttattttatatggaatatgctttttaatatatataatatactaaccatttcaaaattttaatcaaaagttTTTCACATAGTTATTGtgtttaacttgtttgtttcaacatatagcaaagattaaaacaacaaagagaataaaattagcaacaaaacgacagccATTACAAAATCACAAACTTGAGCGgccaatttaaaacaaattgtctcaataaattccatttattaaaaatctaacACTATTACAGAAAGTAACTcacagaaattttaaataaaatcaaaatttatgaGTTTGAACATTTagcaacaaaattataaattttgaacccaatattttaacaatggaTTAAAAGTATTGGGtaaatttacagaaaaataaaaaaaacagaaaacaataaaaactgcaaataattttagaaaaaatcaCAATTCATGAGATACAGTTCTagtctattctatgtgggtgaggctCTATAGCATGGCACGTCATGGGCCCAATTTATAGGCtaggcccattacctcaacgtGGATATCGTACATATGATGTTGTGTTTTACTTATGATTGGAAAGTTGTGTAACATCATTTAGTTGTGTATATCAAACTGCAGAATGtgtttaagaaaatataaaacaaatttctaaGCATAAAATACGTATTGATgtccaaaataaaaataatatatatgtaatataacaTCATTCTACCAAACAGTATAACATGAACAAGTGATTCTACGGGATATTAATAAAGGTTGGCACTTCCATTTTTTAACCCAGTTTTGTTCACAATTtacagcatatatatataatactgtagcctgtggagtaagatggatcttttatttacagttttttatacagttatataaatctgttgatatttttatttactaccaaatgggagataaaaaagaatttaatcatagaccatcttaccccactctttagtctttatttaattatttaattaaaacgaaCTTGTGCggaagaaaataattttagttCAATTTGTTAATGTGGCAGTTCAATTACATTCTTTATAATTAATACAGCAGTATCGACTTAATAAATATGATTAAGTAATTACACTAAGTTCAGTTTTTAGTCTTTGGTTGGTAATGCGGCAGTTCAACCTTGTTGGTTACAACCTTTAGAATAAACACAGAAGTATGATCTTGATATGATTACAAGTTATAGTAGGTTTGtatgaatattaaacagttCAATAAGCACAATATAACACTATGAAAAGCATGAACCACTTTCTGGCCAATGAATGAATGCCGCACTACCATACAAATACATTAATGAGGtattatgaaaaataaagaCTTAAAATGCAGTTGGAAGCAGTGCTTCTCAACTCCTGGGTTGCAACACAAAAAAGGTCGTAATTTGAGTTGGCCATATAATACAGAAGTtcaaatacataaaataatggAAGTTTAGTGTATGTTGACTAgattatagaataaaaattgtttgtactgttacagtaaaaattaaggttaaaatacattttatgctTACAagcagtggtgcagccagacgcgaccccccccccccttttaaaccaaaaaataataacaaaaaaaaaaaaaaaaaaaaatttttgattaaaccctccccccccttatttttttctggctgcgccaccgTTTACAagataaatgtaatttttgctattcatttatgtttaatattaggGTAGTGGGGCAATAGGTTGAGAAGCACTggagaaaaacaacaaattatcGGCAATAAATTTGATTCGGAAAGAAGTTTACAGTTTTTCGTAAAAATGCTGAACTGTTATGATGTATATTAATATCAgacacataataataatactagTCAAGTAACACTAATACAAGTTTGATTGCAACTTAAACAACAGTGATTATTTCATATTCAGATTCATAATAAATCGTATTTGGAagtttttatctaaaatattCCGCAAAAAATGCTATGCTATAAATTTTACAGCAGTATATGtgtgtaaaagttaaaaaattcgAAGTTACAAAAATTGGTAATtactaacttttaaaaacaagtaacaaaATTTGGGAAGTACCCGATGTTTTAAACCTTGATAAAGGTATAAGTACACCACAGtgtaatttcaaataaaaattcatttcTACATTAATTCTACACAACTTTATAACCAAATTACTGCCATAATGATCCACAATGGTCAGTTTTGAGGTCTATCTTTTAAAAACtcttgtgtaaaatattgaattgttttgttgtatcTATAATCTTGTACGTTAGTTAAAGGTAGGTAACCTGCTAACTCCATGGTGTCTTTGCAAACGGATTCAATTTTACGAACAATTATAAATGGGAGGCGACGAGTCCATTTTTGAAAAACTTCCTTAGAGTTTCTCGTCCTCCCTGGTTGAGGTATTAGGAATTAATATTTGAATGAACGgttaaatgcaacttatttattgtcCTGTACTCCTGTGgaatgaaaaaattataacacaggtgttctgtttcatacacctagtgtccgcttacaagttactatgtatgtaacttatttatcctcatatggcagggcaaagacagtcgttataacacaggtgttctgtttcatacacctagtgtccgcttacaagttactatgtatgtaacttatttatcctcatatggcagggcaaagacagtcgttataacacaggtgttctgtttcatacacctagtgtccgcttacaagttactatgtatgtaacttatttatcctcatatggcagggcaaagacagtcgttataacacaggtgttctgtttcatacacctagtgtccgcttacaagtatATTTGACCTTTTATATATTGCTTTATATGCAGAGTACAAACAAAGCGAGTTATAAACCCATTGAATGCATTACAATAAATACATGTATTATCACTGGACACAAATTCTTTATAACAACATGAACATTGTGGCAAATTATAACCTCCAACTTACCCCAAGGATTGTTGTTGGcttgtatttgtatttgttgAACTGGACCATTGATATTGGGAGAATCACTTGTGTTTCTGTGGGTAATGGGGTGGAATtgacaaaagtaaaatataattgtgGCTGAagtaaaattcaaattattatACATATGCTTGTTATGTTCCATTCCAAATAAGCAAGATGGGATTTAGTCCAGtaacacaaaacaaagttactttatgctctattttcaattttatatcTATTTATAGTAGGTATACCTGTGGAGTGGAATTACAGTAGTAAAAATAACTATGGTTGAAACCCAAACCGAAAGTTGTTATATGTGTTATATAGCTTTCTATTATATACGGCTAAAAGAGCAAGGTAGGGCTTGATCGATTTGGGACAGTAATGCAAAAAAAGgtgttttagaaatatatataaataatatatatcaaAAGTTACTTCATGTtcatattaaatgtaaattcaTTTCATAGACGCCAAAACTTTGGATGACAGCTGGCAGGGTGGACAGGCCACCCCAGAATTTTCTATACtgcaatttttaataaacattaggAGCCACTTTTGAAACAAAGGAATGCGCGTCCAACTATttctgcctcccctgtgtttaaaatgtttggctCCAATGTTTATACTCCATATTACCTTTGTATAACTTGTCCTGTGTGTTCTGCTATCCAATCCACAATACCATTGGTGAAATTTAAGCCCACAAAATCATAAAGTGACTTGGCAACCTTGAACGGGTTGGTTGCTGCGTCTTCGTATCGGAACAACTGAAAAAGTTTACAACTACATTATTCACGAAAAATAGCATAAATTTCaatatgtaattttaaaagggAATATGATAAAAGCCAGTACAAATCACAAAAAGAATggaaaaagaattaaaaaagtttaaagttttagaaatatcttgaaatatttatagcaACCAGACAAACGTCAATCAGCCAGAGTTATTTATGTGTAACCTTGTACTTGGGCTCAGCTATTGCAACGTGCAACAATATAAACCGGCCCAAAACATCagagtaaaaaaatgtcagaaaatgttggaaattttaaaaacacatcatgaatataaaatggagaattacccacaaaattacaaacataTTACATAGCAATATGTAAGTGAAGGTCAGTTGCTCATTTATCCCAACAATAACTCATTTATCCCAACAGtttttacattatgttttGATACAAACCTTGTACCGATGTTTCAGCCAATCAGGTTGTTCATACAAACCAACATTAGCGTTGGTAAATTGTCGATTACAAGTGCTGCGTAGTGATTGGTTGATATCGAGTCGTCGTGACAACAGATGACGAGAGTTAGCGATCCCACGCGGGTCTCGCAGTAAATGgaccacctgtcaatcaagggataaaataaaactcataATTTTTACCAAGAAATTCTATGATGTACCTTACTAactaacatttaacaacaacataaaatatcaaCATGTGTATCAATCATAGAGTAAGAATAATACCCGTAGTTTGCAATTATGTGACATCAATCATGACTTTTAACCAGAAATGATATgacatatacagtagggtgggggaagatgggacactttttaactgtattttctcgtcccatttatcagtaaacaaagaacattcaaataattataaaaactatatccccacgactcccatagactgttgttaattgtttaaaacacgatcagaatacttggatattatgtgctaaaggtgtcccatctcccccaccccactatatacagCTTAAAGTAACCACAGCATGATAAACAACTGACCTTCAGATCCAAGTTATAATCTGTGACCAACTCCTTCAGTACATTTATATCACAAAGCCGAATCAACTTGATTGCCGTCATCTTCTTTCTTCTGCAAGTATTTTCCACGAGGTTCTGGTTGTAAACACCACAATCTGCCCAACAGTCAAATGGCTTTCTATGgataaatattctgttacttctgctaacagacataatgtaaaaatatatagccTTTTACACTTTTTGCCTCTGTCTGTggtatataaaaactttaatttgtaGGTTTATTATGGTGTTacaatgactgtcattgctccgCTATGCGAggctaaataagttacattcattcatttattcttgcatttataaatgttaattaatctttgtaaaaatgaaacttatttttttattcatcaACATAATACATTTATACGCACGTGGTGGTGTTGCTTTTAACGCAATGCTCATCTGTACAAAGCTCTGCAGTAAAAGGAGCAAAACAGAATCTTTTCCGAACACAACTTTCAATGTTTCTGTTGTATATGTGTCGTAATGTCTTCGGTAACTCTGGAAATCATTAGTTGGTTATACCTCAACAAAATCTGGAATGTCATTGCTATTTTGCTacaatgcagttacactcatagtggTTAAACacaggaaacctcattgattaatgtgttgaatgcaatatactttggctctgcttgtttgtatagacaccgaACAGCAAGGTAAAaactggggtgacattgtaaaaatacagttacattcatagttgtcaaacatagggaacctcattgattaatgtggtgaatgcaatatactttggctctgttgtttgtatagacacctaacagcagggtaaaatctggggtgacattgtaaaaatacagttacactcatagtagtcaaacatagggaacctcattgattaatgtggtgaatgcaatatactttggctctgcttgtttgtatagacaccgaACAGCAGGGAAAATCtgaggtgacattgttaaaatacagttacactcatagttgtcaaacatagggaacctcattgattaatgcagtgaatgcaatatacaaaattttttagtagaaaatcacaaaatataaaaacaaataacctAAATTCTAAATCTGCCTGACTATTTAcatgaaaatttaattataaaaaggcAACATATTGGACGTAATATACAGTAATTAAAACGACAAACTTACTGCTATACATTTGTAGCCATGCTGGAACAATACATTGCGCCATATCCGACAATATCTTCCGTTTTAGCGGAATATTTTCATTGCATAGATCTCTATGTGAGACAGGGATCAGAGGTTCAAACGAGTAAAAAACGTCAGGATGTTGGTTTAAGAACTCAGAAAAGAAAGAAGAACCTGGGAGGTGAATATTGGGTTTAAGTAAACTAGATTTTGGATGATTGTTGCAGACAAGTGTTTTCatgttcaaaattttaaataggcatcttatttttaaattgaatttttttttttttgaaacattttagcTTTAAAAAAGACACAAAAACAATCTAGAAAATGTATTTTGGTCACGTTAGCAATTCCTAGAGTTTTTCAATTAACCGTTTATTAAGTTGTATGGTCTGAGCTGAAAACAGTAGTACTTGTTTCTTTTGTAtgtcaataaataaaaagtatttaaataaataataaaaaaaatgtgatacTAAAAGTTTAACCCTTGACATGCAACTGAAga
The genomic region above belongs to Ciona intestinalis unplaced genomic scaffold, KH HT000094.2, whole genome shotgun sequence and contains:
- the LOC100175660 gene encoding restin homolog — encoded protein: MNETELVWARDPKLEEDVKDPLNWCEISLGSEEEKEVRGELVFRRRESESSSKDSSFDTPPSPNPSPQDTSLAYQFGMMVVSGAAQVVSNVADVGRRNHDVIKAMTRELDDVRAEHEDTKEKLKESQKWASCYESINSELEHRIQELSNEQETELKKHKQQLNKQQSQTDRATKKLANSKNECKKLKEEMDKLTKDKQALAEQIEELRKQKHLQESNLKVKTETSDTASQVTEPPSDRGTNDVTPSTSDVTSDNVISKDEHDALVVQIKLYQRQVNDATNALRIAHSRGDKLRQQLMTSMSSMTSQSQRMQESTKALEVALDNVKELKSSLDCERTMRNNLESELSNLEDANRGLNNDLMDREREVIRLSSLIPAVTSSSDVAVQVDVREDFDDFADGLSRDVIRDVMMGISRSTHDDIVTQLKNEVKSHSDRAIELELTRLGLLQRVSRLNAILEERKTELGSIKGQVGKLSYENEALRAKMVELGKISKVESSRMGLELKKTQNQLNQVLKSRSREMAHLRCQIEELTAENSKFKILRSDSDVSTQTTCDDVSVRDVGQSSDDVKEHSRKIEALESENRRLIQKIQESAEFETRFAEVRSELSRAQTTNQELRMVLTNERRSSAEANHVVQRLSNQCRRLDWACRMRQEEVTQFRHENAVLQREVSGSTVTSQVQNTDLNGSNYNTETTGATLDTIQEENSSNSSSSVERVNDVTPSSSMTSSNDQESVASGSQQDIMTSHTTQESVTSNSITQVTSQRELISSASDVSSVVSYYVRDDDVTSQSSRRSVPRPRGESRKKKMKRRQDNDVTSTSASSLNSLPIWRRENPENLFHASDIGSDDVTLDDVTIDDKVFSINEPSTSRQIGIPMSSERFQRVVESCGNDVDLSRDDGYSSSTNIDDVTQGLIWESTVGHPSYNLPDTSEERHYYVTYAGVTFDLAMFSMSRMRDVTSSCGATSSPEAMNAFFDFLARKTEELEGDPQWRGRHNLGRPSDWLNLKSCFA
- the LOC100186569 gene encoding carbohydrate sulfotransferase 1 isoform X2, with product MVTLRRVTTSLPFHRRLFIFIAVLSASTCLSIYSITKYKLSHQVFKLEERSPNPMYNAHNVFTNINQSINETIFPQHTSSNQVINNQAVLQRFQPRVMRLNGSVVPSVYGTDRKAYQRYIDYLARREEPLPLQKKVVIILTNFRSGSSFFSEFLNQHPDVFYSFEPLIPVSHRDLCNENIPLKRKILSDMAQCIVPAWLQMYSKLPKTLRHIYNRNIESCVRKRFCFAPFTAELCTDEHCVKSNTTTKPFDCWADCGVYNQNLVENTCRRKKMTAIKLIRLCDINVLKELVTDYNLDLKVVHLLRDPRGIANSRHLLSRRLDINQSLRSTCNRQFTNANVGLYEQPDWLKHRYKLFRYEDAATNPFKVAKSLYDFVGLNFTNGIVDWIAEHTGQVIQRNTSDSPNINGPVQQIQIQANNNPWGRTRNSKEVFQKWTRRLPFIIVRKIESVCKDTMELAGH
- the LOC100186569 gene encoding carbohydrate sulfotransferase 1 isoform X1 — its product is MVTLRRVTTSLPFHRRLFIFIAVLSASTCLSIYSITKYKLSHQVFKLEERSPNPMYNAHNVFTNINQSINETIFPQHTSSNQVINNQAVLQRFQPRVMRLNGSVVPSVYGTDRKAYQRYIDYLARREEPLPLQKKVVIILTNFRSGSSFFSEFLNQHPDVFYSFEPLIPVSHRDLCNENIPLKRKILSDMAQCIVPAWLQMYSKLPKTLRHIYNRNIESCVRKRFCFAPFTAELCTDEHCVKSNTTTKPFDCWADCGVYNQNLVENTCRRKKMTAIKLIRLCDINVLKELVTDYNLDLKVVHLLRDPRGIANSRHLLSRRLDINQSLRSTCNRQFTNANVGLYEQPDWLKHRYKLFRYEDAATNPFKVAKSLYDFVGLNFTNGIVDWIAEHTGQVIQRNTSDSPNINGPVQQIQIQANNNPWGRTRNSKEVFQKWTRRLPFIIVRKIESVCKDTMELAGYLPLTNVQDYRYNKTIQYFTQEFLKDRPQN